GCCATCCGTCTGTCCCCACCATCACGCCGGACATCCGCTCAATCTTCTCCGCGTTCGCCATGACGTGCGTGCCCCCCGTCTCGTCGTACACGGCCACAAAGTCGAACACGAAACGGTGCGTGACGGACTGGCCTTCCAGCTGTCCATCCCGGCGAGGCTGCACCTCCTGCTCGATGTAGAAGCGGCCCGCGTTCTTCCAGCGTCCCTCGCGGACTTTTTCCTTGTGCTGACGGCGCGAGGCCCTCGCGTGCAACTGGTACGCGTAGTCCGCAGTGTTCGCCTGCTCGGCCATGTCCAGTGCCGCCTGGAGGTGCCCCTGGAGGAGCAGCGTCCACACCTGTCTCCCCAGGTGGTAGCTCGCTTGACCCGCCTGCAGCATCCGCGACTCGGTGGGGTCCGCTGACGTGTCCAGCCGCGCGTGATACACCCGGTCCTCTTTCGCCTGCCCCATGACCAGCGCGTGCATGATCTGGTTGATCTCCTGCCGGGCGTCCTGATCCGGCACGTACTCGCGCAGCGTCCAGCTCTTCCTGCCCGTGCGCCCGACGACGAGCAGGGCGCGTCGCTCGCACGGGCAGACGTACGGCTGGTCCGCCCGGCTGGGGTCAATCGGCAACTCGCGGGGCTGGCAGGCCGTGGCCCCTCCCTCACGCACTGTGGTGGCGCAGCCCTTCACGGGGCAGGCTGCCGTGCGGAGGTCCATGGGGCGGGGAGCGCGCACACGCTGGGCGATCTGGAGCCGAGCCTGCCCGAGCAGGGCCTCTGGTGTCTGCCCCATGGTGCTGGCGAGGTCGCGCGCGCGGGCCTCCATCTCAGAGGTCTGGAGGGTTGGCCGGGCCCGCAGATTCGCGGCCTGCACTTCCCATTGCTGGCGGACTTCGTCCTCTTCATCCACCTCCTTCCAGTCCGCCAGGACGCCCTGAACCTGCTCCAATTCCTGCTGGGTACGCGCTTCGGCTCGCGCGTAGTTCAGGCGGACGCCGTGCTGCTCGTCGGTGAGGAGATCAGGGCTCAAGTTCGAACCCCAGGAGGCGGGCGGCGAGGTTCTTCAAGGCATCGAGTCGCCACGCCCGACTTCGAGGCTCGTCATACGCCTCGTGTCCTGTCTGGAGGTCCGCGCGCACGAGTTCGAGCAGCACGGCCTGGTGGATGGGCAGACGGGAGGCGGGAGCACGAACCCGGCGGGGGAGGAGGAGGGGAACGCGCTGGCCGGGGCCTCATGGGGTTCAGGGGCTGGCAGGTACTTCTCTCACAACAGGCCGGGCAGGTCTACGTTGGGGACTGGGGAAACAGGGGGCGAAGAAGCGTCCCCAGGGCCTGGAGGCACGTCTTGCACGATGTTCGTCCTGCTGCTGAGCGTCGCTTTCGATTCCCGGCGCTGGTGTCCAGTGGGTTTGGGCATGGGGTGCCCTCGGGGTGGGGGAAGGGGACGAGTTGACGGTCAGGCAGGAAGACGGTGGCCTGTTTGCAGTGGATGCAGCGTGCTGGCGTGTCGACGGGAAAGCTGGAGGACACGGTGAGGTCCTCGCCACAGTGCGGGCAGGGCAAGGTGAGGGGAAGGTTCACGGCACGCTCCGGCAGGGACCGACGTGCCAGGTGATAGCCGCGTGGGCTTTGCAGGACGTCCTAGCAGCCCTTCACGTGCAGGCGACGCAGGGCGCTGTGCAGCAGGGAGCGCTCTGCGGCCTCGTTCTTCACCCAGCGCTCGCGCTGGAGTTCGACGTACCAGACCTGCAGGTGTTCGGGCAATGGGTACCGAGGGTCAGGATTCCGAACGTTCTGCTCCACCCACGGCAGCAGAGCCTTCGACCGCTGCCGCGTGATGGCCAGCTCCCGGGTGCGGAACACCTGCCCACGTTGGTTGACTGAGATTTTTCAGTTTTGAAAAAGGACGTTCAGGACGGTTCCCCACCTCATATTGAGGGTATGTTCAAGGGAAATGGCCGTGCTGGACGGCTGTATTCTGCCATGCTCACCTCCCGTTGCCGCAAGCAGCATCGGGACAACCTTCAGGTTGTCCTGAGCTGCTTCCTGGAGGCGTTGGGGATCTCCCGTTTCCATGCGTCCACCGCGAGATCACCTGGGGCCATCAGCCGTTTTCTCAACCACCAGCGCTGGAGTTTGCGTCCCCTTCTTCGAGTGCTGCGTCAGCACGCCCTGGATACGTTCCACTCGTACCTGCGTGGACGCCGAGGGCGTCCACCGTTGATCGAGGTCATCGTGGATACGACATCCCTTGCGAAAGAAGGCGTGTTTGCTGAATTGGACGGTTGGATGCATACCTTGAACGGGTCCGTGGCCTGCATGTCGTGCTGCTCTACCTCTGCTGTGAAGATCTCCGCTTCCCCTGGGGGTTCAAGATCCGGCGTGACAAAGCCACATCATCTCCCTCTGACCTGTCCTTACGGCTGGTTCAGCAAGTCCCTCTCACCATCCGCTCGCGAGCCAAACAGCTGCACCTTCTTGCGGATGCCGGGTTTGGCAGTGCAACCTTCATGTCTGGAGTTCCGGAGTTGGGATTGGACTTCATCGTGGGGATGCGAGCGGATCGGCTGACTGTGGGGGGTCAGCATCTCAAAGACATCACCGCACGGCAGCGTCGCGTCTTTCTCCTGGGTCTCTCTGATCTTCCACTGTGGTTGTACTGGATATGGCTTCCCACCAGGCAAGGGGAACGGCAGGAATAACGCTTTCTTGTGTCCTCCAGGCGCAGGACTCCCAGGACAGCAAAACAAACAGGTCGACGCAGGTGGACGATCGAGGTCCTCTTCAAAACCTTGAAGAGCCGCTTTGCTTTCGGCAAATTCGGCTGGAAGACCAAACTGGGCATTCTGCGCTACCTCTGTCTGAGCCTCGGCTGTTTTCTGCTCTGTCACTTTGAGTACTTGGACCAAATCGGGTCAGGCCAAGCGGATTCCGCTTGGCCTGACTGGGGCGCTCTCGCTCGACAGGTCCGCATGAAATATGTCAGCTGGGTGCCGCTTTTCGAGTTGGAAAGGACGCGAGAACGAATTTTGGCTGTTTGGGACGAGAACCAGCGCCAGGCAGCTTAAAGTGAAACACCTCAGCGGACCTACTTCAAGATGCCGCCTGGATCGTACTTCACGATGAAAGCATCAAAGGTACCAAGGCTCCCAACCTTCTGACTGTTCGGCAAGGTGCCACCCGTGTAACCAACAGCGTAGATATTATTATTCAAGTCCACGGAAATACCGAAGCCGTCGTCGAGGCTGCTGGAGCCGAATTGTTTTAACCATTGTTGAGTTCCGCTTTGATTATATCTGGCAATAAACACATCTTCGATCTGATTGCTTACATAGCCAGGAAAATCCCCCTTCGTAAATCCAGTAATATAGGCGTTGTTGTTGGAATCAGTTGCAATCCCCATGCCATAATCAGCATACGCTGTTCCTAACTGCTTTATCCATACAGGACTGCCATTTGAGTCGTACTTAGATATGAAAATATCCTCAAGAAGTCCGGGGTTTGTGCTGCCGGGAAACGCACCATACGTATTCCCAACTGTATGGATATTGCCTGTCGAATCAATAGCGATTCCACTAGCAGATTCGGAGCGATTCGTACCATACTGCTTTACCCACAACTGGCTTCCAGATGAAGTGTATTTTGCCAGGAAAACATCACTAGATCCACTGGATGTATTATTGGGAAAAGTTCCTTCTGTATCGCCGGCCACATATATATTTTCACTTGAATCTATAGCAATATCACGAGCAGTTTCGCTCCCGGCAGCGCCAAACTGCTTCACCCAGACCTGATTCCCACTGGGGTCGTATTTCATGATAAAGGCATTTTCAGAAGTATTTCCATTGCCTGGAAAAACGCCGTTTGTATAACCAGATGTATAGATGTTTCCACCCTGATCCACCGCAACGCCAGACGTCCGTTCAGTCCCAGTTGTTCCATAATACTTAATCCACTGCTGATTACCACTCGAATCAAACTTTGCAATAAAGCACTCTGTACCCTGCCCTATGTTGCCAACGATATATACGTTTCCACCTGAATCGAGGGCAACACCGGTAGGTTCGTCATCACCAGAATGATCAAATACCTGTAAGCCAAACTGCTTTACCCATATCAGATTACCGCTCGGGCTAAACTTAGCAATAAAGGCATCTCGAGAGTACGAACCGAATGTGTTTGCAAAATTGCCATCCGTAAAGCCAGCTACATAGATGAAGCCGTTCGAATCTGTGGCGACACTTGATGCAGCATCAAAATTCATTGTACCGAACTGCCTTATCCCAAAAGGAATGGGAATGTTGACATCTACGGGTACTGTGCTCGATAAAGCGATATTTCCGCGGCCGTCTCTCGCCTCCGCCGTAAAGTTCCGGATGCCGTTATCTGTACCACTAAGGGAAACGGCAGCCGTGTAAGGTACTGTAGTGCTTGTCGTGATGCTTACTCCATCTTTCTTAAAATTAACACCAAACATCGGTGCATAACTCTGCTCAAGCTTGGATGTCAAAGTGATATTCCCAGCAGCCGTTACGCTTGAACTCGAACTGGAAAGCTCCAAACCCTGGGGAACTTTCGTAAGGATCAATCCTCGAGGGAAGTCAGTGACGGGAAGTGCCGTACGGATCGACGGGTACGATGCCGTGGCATACGGTAGGCCATTAACCATATTCGCCCTGGTGCTGCCGGGCAGCTTCCGCAGTTCAACCGCGGTCCTGTTCGTTTGAGCAACCAGCGCGGCGTCCAGTTGAACCTCCGTTTCACTTTGCTGCTCAAGGCTCTCAGTGAAACTCAATACATCGTCCGTTACCACGGCAAACGTGAGGGTCACTGACTTTACCTGACTCGATGGCGCTGTACTGTATGACAGTGCCATCGTGCCAGTCTCCCCCGCCCCAAGGGTTCCTGGTGTGGCCGTATTGACCTTACGAACGGTGAACCCGTAATCCAATACCGTGTTCGTGGATCCGAGTCGTCCAGAAGCACGGCCATCTGAGGTCAGGGTATTTGCGAGGTTCGTAGGAATCGCTTGCAGGCTGGCGAGGGAAGGATTTACCAGCGTCGTCGTTCCGTTGCTCTGCGTGCCGTGCGCAGGCAGGATGGAGCGGGCGAGCTTGGCGTCTGTGGTTTTGGTGCCGTCGTTCAGGGTGATTGCAGAGAAGGCCGTGCCGCCCAGATTGGTGGGACGATTCACGGCCACGAGCATCAGGTTATTGACCGCAACGTTGGAGTTGTTTTTTACCGAGTAGACGGTCGTGATGAAGCGTCGCGCGCGCGCGGCATCGTTCAGTGTGGTCGGACCGCTGGTGGCCGTGAAGGTGAAGTTGCTGAGCAGGTCGATGGCGGCCTGAGAGGTCAACCCATCATTGAGAGGTTGGATTTTGGTCAGTTGGCCATCACTGCTGATCGTGGCTTCCACCAGTCCAACGAGCTTCGCTTCGCTTCTGGGACCCATGGATGATGGCGTTGTGGAACAGGCGGTCAGGAGTGCGAGGTGCAGGAGGAAAAGGGGAGTCCGTCTCATGAATTCTCCTCCGTTAGCCGTTCATTAAGCGCTTGAAGGGATTGGTCAAACCGAGGTCGCCTTCGCCGGGACCAATCGGAACGGAGGGAACGGAAAGCATCAGGGTGACGCTACTCCAGGCGCCAAGGGGAATGACCTGAGGCGTGAGGTAAGGAGCCCGGACTGGGAGGTCCTGTGGCTGAGGACGAGGATCAGAGGTATGCATCCTAAAATCTTAATGTTAAGGGTTTACAAATTTCCTACGCACAAGGTGCGGCAGACTTGCTGAGCGAATATTGATCAGACCGCTCCCGACCGCATCAACGATGCATAGGGCTCGGCGGTGGTCTGCCGCGTCATTCGGCAATGAACGAGCTGCCAGAACGCAGGTAAGGTTCCCAGGCTGCTTGTCATTCGGAACGTTCAGTCCCGCCATCTGGTAGGCCCGCACGGCCCCTGCCACGTCTTCCAGGCCGAACAGAGAAGGGGCGTGCAGGGTCTCGCAAAGCGCACGGCCAGAGACACGGTCGCGCCCGTGCGCACGCATGAGGCCTCCGCCTCCCAGCGCTGCCGTTCCGACAACCCTGCGAGGAGCAACTCGTTTCTAAAGTTCAAGGGAAATCTCCTCTACAAATGCCAGCACCGCCCGCGCGTCCGGCACTGTGGCCACCCCCAGTTCGGTGAGTCACCGGCGAGGAACGGCAGGGCGGGCTGGATCATTCCTGGACCCGCCGCTTGTCGCTTGCGGCTGCACGACTCCTTCCGCATCCACGGGAACTGGGCGCTGCTCGTCGAACGTCTCCGCTTCCACCTTCCCGTCCTGCAGGAATTCGATACTGATGCGCACGCAGCCGTATAGATGTGTTTCGCGGTGGCGACGCCCTCCAGATTCGTGTGGACGTTGCGGTAGTTGCCGAGGACGATGCCTTGGGGAACAGTCATAGAGGACCTCCTGAGGAACGAAAGCAAGGTTGTAAACATGGTCACTGGTGGGACTTCGCCCGCTTCCGGATGGGGGGCACAGGCGCCCTGTACTCGGGGTTGCGTCGCTAACTGGGGGATTTCGGGATGCTTGGTGGCGGCAACTCCAGTGGGCTGAGGGCCACGACCACCAGGTGGGCCCGCCCATTGTGCTCAAAGGCCGTCGCGTAAGCGGTCACTCTGGGATCAGCGCCCCCTCGCGCAGCCGGCTGTGCGTCACCCGACTGAGCACGGTGTGTGGCCAGCGCTGGAGCAGCCGTACGACATATACGGGGAGATCCAGCGCCACGCGCCGCAGCAGCGCCAGGCCCGCTTTCGGTGGGTGATCCGGGTCACTCGGGTGGTACAGCAGAGGTCGGGGCTGCCCGCGCAGGGCCGCCTCCAGCCCGAGGGGGCGAATGGCCGTGGGCACCTCCTTGTCTTATTTATCGCAAAATGCTATATTCCAGGCATGCGCGTCATATCCTGGTCCACCCTGCGGGCGTTTGCGGCTGCGCATCCCGACGCCCAGAACCCTCTCAACACGTGGCATAACCTCGCCAAGAAAGGCACCTACCGCAACTTCGCAGAACTCAAAGCGACGTTTGCCAGCGCCGATCAGGTGAAAGGACATGACCTTGTGGTGTTCAATATCGGTGGCAACAAGTACCGCTTGATCGTGAACGTCACCTACGCGCAGGTGACCGAAGCAGGCCAGATGCTTGACGGCATCTTCTGGATCAAACACGTGTTCACGCACAAGCAATACGACGACTGGAAGCCCTGATATTCGCGGCGTGGGAGGTGTGACAGCCTCCCGCCCCGCAAACACAATCCACCTCGGCATTTCGTCTCACTC
The sequence above is drawn from the Deinococcus hopiensis KR-140 genome and encodes:
- a CDS encoding transposase — translated: MSSRRRTPRTAKQTGRRRWTIEVLFKTLKSRFAFGKFGWKTKLGILRYLCLSLGCFLLCHFEYLDQIGSGQADSAWPDWGALARQVRMKYVSWVPLFELERTRERILAVWDENQRQAA
- a CDS encoding SBBP repeat-containing protein; its protein translation is MEATISSDGQLTKIQPLNDGLTSQAAIDLLSNFTFTATSGPTTLNDAARARRFITTVYSVKNNSNVAVNNLMLVAVNRPTNLGGTAFSAITLNDGTKTTDAKLARSILPAHGTQSNGTTTLVNPSLASLQAIPTNLANTLTSDGRASGRLGSTNTVLDYGFTVRKVNTATPGTLGAGETGTMALSYSTAPSSQVKSVTLTFAVVTDDVLSFTESLEQQSETEVQLDAALVAQTNRTAVELRKLPGSTRANMVNGLPYATASYPSIRTALPVTDFPRGLILTKVPQGLELSSSSSSVTAAGNITLTSKLEQSYAPMFGVNFKKDGVSITTSTTVPYTAAVSLSGTDNGIRNFTAEARDGRGNIALSSTVPVDVNIPIPFGIRQFGTMNFDAASSVATDSNGFIYVAGFTDGNFANTFGSYSRDAFIAKFSPSGNLIWVKQFGLQVFDHSGDDEPTGVALDSGGNVYIVGNIGQGTECFIAKFDSSGNQQWIKYYGTTGTERTSGVAVDQGGNIYTSGYTNGVFPGNGNTSENAFIMKYDPSGNQVWVKQFGAAGSETARDIAIDSSENIYVAGDTEGTFPNNTSSGSSDVFLAKYTSSGSQLWVKQYGTNRSESASGIAIDSTGNIHTVGNTYGAFPGSTNPGLLEDIFISKYDSNGSPVWIKQLGTAYADYGMGIATDSNNNAYITGFTKGDFPGYVSNQIEDVFIARYNQSGTQQWLKQFGSSSLDDGFGISVDLNNNIYAVGYTGGTLPNSQKVGSLGTFDAFIVKYDPGGILK
- a CDS encoding type II toxin-antitoxin system HigB family toxin, giving the protein MRVISWSTLRAFAAAHPDAQNPLNTWHNLAKKGTYRNFAELKATFASADQVKGHDLVVFNIGGNKYRLIVNVTYAQVTEAGQMLDGIFWIKHVFTHKQYDDWKP